TCGATGAAGGATTGTTGTCTGAGCTTGACACGATTGGAGACTTCAGTGTTAAGGAGGTTGTGACAGATTCTGAGCCTGGGCCATCTTCGATAGGATCAGACACTGCCAACGAACTGATGGAAGCTCTGCCTGTTTTGGAAGCGAGATCTGTTGAAGACATACAATCTGCTTTCCAGCAGATCCATGAAGGGTCTGAGGTTGAGGATGTTATTCTCCCTAGTACCGTTCAAGACCAGTTGGCTCAAGAGAATTATGGAACCGAGTCAAACTTTACAGTTGTGGAAGCTACTTCGAAGGATGATCTAGATACTGCTATGAACCAGGCTGTTGAAGAGAGCATGGGCAAGCAGCCAAAGTCACCAGAGTCAGAAGGTGTCTCTGGAGAAATCATGAGTGCAGTAGAAACCGAATCACCAGGGTCTTCAGTTGAAGAAAGGTCTGTTGATGAGACAAATGTTCTTCTGAACAACacacctgaagaagaagaagaaaaagaggacAGTAGACCAGAAGAGGCAACCACATCCGATGTACCGTCTATCGAAACCCGATCAATGGAGGAAATCCCAAAACCTTCTGAACCAAAAGAGAGGATGGCAATGGAAGTAATCTCTGAGAGAGTGGTGATTCCCGGAGAAGGTATTGAGTCTAGTAATGTAACACTAAGGGATGAAGTTGTGACTGAGGAAGCACCAAAAGCTGAGACCTCAAGCAACGCTGATGTGATTGAAACGAGTCATGAGTCCAAAGAAACTGCTAAAACTTCAGAACAAGAAGGAAAGacagagaagaaggagaaggagaagaaggagaaggagaagaaggagaagaaggagaagaagaaggagaagaaggagaagagttCCAAATCTTCAAGCTCGAGCTCAAGCTCAAGCTCTAGTTCGAGTGACTCAGACTGAAAAATGGAAGGGTAATGCATCTCAACTCAagtaaatatatgtttgttacGCGGTAATGATTGACACTTCtggtttttgtgtgtgtttcatCAGACTGTGTGCTCTGTTTTAAAAGGGGCAAGAAGAAGCCGCTTATCATTTCTCCTTTTTGTTGGTTTTTGTCTGTCTGTGTTTTCCTCATTTCTCTTGCTTTCAGCtttcatatttattgatttGATTGATTTGTATCTCTTGATACTATTTTGAGGTTTGTCAGGGTTTTTGGTTTGTGACTTCAAATATTCAGTTCTGAATTATTTTGTATTGAACATGGGAAGTGAGAACTGAGAAAAGTGTGTTGCTGCTTGGCTTTTTTCTTTGAACGTGTTAAGTTTGAGTTGCTAGTGTAAGCATTGTAATCTATAAGAATGGACTCTACCTAACAAGGTGTTGGcttttcatttttcattatataCTCAATTGTTAACATGAAGCCTTGTGATTGGGATTCAGTTCAGGTGAATAATTTCTGAATCTTTAAGATATTTATAGATTATCAACCTCTTTCTGAATCTTGAGATTATTAGAAATTGTTTAAATTAACAACTTTTAAGACAAAATGATGATGTATATGTATGCCTATCTATTAACTCACATGGCTAAAAGCGTACCTTTATCACAAAAGTTTTACAAGCCAGCAATAAGGATGTTTTTGGATCTTGTGATtcgtttattattttattatacgaTCAACCAAACtcaagatgacaaaaaaatgtgAGAGATACAGCATACAATATGATAGTATATACTTTTTCCAGTTTCAAAATTATACATgttcaaaattttgtatatcttttaataaaacatattaaaatttaataataaatgcataattttttgtaattttatattttctatattttaaaccaataaaattttacaaaatgtaATTAATGCTTTTGAATTTTACAACTTTTAATTATTAGTAGACAAAAATTGCAttgcaaaaataaaaagtatattttcaaaataaaaatttatgtatcTTTTGAAACGGATGAAGTATAATTTTCACAACAATACACATACGAGTTAGTtcaataatttcataaaatacaTCACAAATTTTCCTTTTTGCGTTTGATCTGATTATGAGTATATTATTGTTTAGGTTTTCAAaacaataaaatgaaaataaaaagaggGTTTTCATTAAATGCTCGTGTGAATGTTGCTACTATTATAATAGCAGATCTAATTCTAAATCCACCGACAGACCAACTTTCAGGATGCATATGCAATTTTCTTGCTACTTGAAGTCTCATCTCATGTAATTTAACTGATGTTCAACTTATTTGCTGTGATTGACAATTACTCATAACAAATTAGCGCAGatacaaaacatataattaatctATAGTTTTTATCCATATTGTGTCAAACTACTCTGCAGTAAGCATTTTTTCGTCTTCAGTAAGCATTTGGTTGACGTTGATTAAGGAAGAATCAGCAATTTGTTGACTGAATTGTCGGTTTGGAGCAGCATCACCATCTTCTACCATTTATTATCTTACAACTCGAAATACACACCTTCACAGTTTCCGACACAAGAGAACGGAACACAAAAAGTCCAAACTAGATCTTGAAAGTCACAAGTCCCGCTTAAGAGCTTACAAtatatcgttttttttttggtaaacatgtTAAGAGCTTacaatatatcttattaataaaGTAGTGTATGTGCTATGGTTAGACTTCCATAAACTTTGAACTACATGATAAAATTAAGGATCAATGATTGGTATGCGAAAAACCATATTAATCCCACTATGCATAGATCTTTAGACTACTATGGACTTTGAGTCCTTCGAATGTTTTAACGCAAGCTTGAGAAACACTGAAGTTCTTAAGATGTCTAATacaaagtttatatatttttgtaatcgTCAAAGTTTTTTTTGCGTATCATTGATTTAACGTcacaaaaacataaagaaaataaaaaagtaacaTATAATCAAGGGAAGCGATATGAGGATAATATAAGTTAAGAATCAATGTTTGGTGGCCAAATCATCAGCAAACAACAAGATGAAAAGCACTCATCAGTCATCACTTTGTTTATGAATCTTAaacaagaacatatatattgtgGGGGCATAATCCCCTTTTCTTTACCTACTATATTCAGCCAACATATAATTTTCTCGGCCTAGtctataaaaacattttttttctttcaaaaaagtacataaaaacataaatacataAGTATGACtaagaaatatatttgtattttctaaaTGGAATGTTAAAtgaaaactaatataaattgtatgtttttttttgatcaaataaattGTATGTTTTAGTAGTCAAAGTatgggatttttttttggattagaAAAATCAGCTTCAACCCTCCACATGGTTTTCAAAACGCTGACGACCACGAGCAGGGCTCAATGTCGATACTCTTCCTGCTGACACTAAACGCCGTCGTATTTAGCAGAAACTTCACTGTGAAATGTGAATCCTCACCAACCTCAGCGGGTCCCATGCCACCAACTCAGCGCTCCCACGTGGAAAAAGTGCCTATTTCAATATGAACTTTACGCGTCGtgcctattccttcacgaactttgtagtagtgcgtattccacactgaactaaacaaattttttaaaatactatatgaactttatgcgtcgtgtctattccttcgcgaactttatagtagtgcgtatttcacattgaacaaaaccaaaatcaaaaaatactacatagactctcaaaatcgtgcttatttcaatattgagtgttaaatgtgttagtcatccgttaatgtatcaaaacaacgtcattttgtataaatttgtgaaataaaaaattaaaaattaaaaattaaaaattaaaaataaaatacactctcaaaattgtgcttatatatattgactgtcaaaagTAATAGTCATCATTGATTTTATCAAAAgactattttggataaattctatgaaattgtccgtcgttttttaattttttcattttacaaaaaaattatccaaaatgacgttgttttaataaattaatgtatgactTGACTAACACCTTTCACTTACTGACAAAGAAAGACTAACATCTTTGacggtgtatatatataatcacgaTTTTGAGCGTCAAAGGTGTTcgtcttttttttgtcagcaaatcAAAGGtgtagtcatatatatatatatatatatgtacattaactgtcaaaagtgttagtatttttctgtttaagaaatcaaaagtgttagtcatacgttaatttatcaaaataacgtcatttttgatagattttataaaacataaaaaattacaaattgacggataatttcatagaatttatccaaaataaaatcttttgataaattaaaacatgactaacacctttgacagtcaatatataagTACAATTTTGAGAGGTTTTTGGTAAATTAAAGGATGACTATTAcatttgacagtcaatatatataagcacaattttaagagtatatattttattttgatttttaatttcacaaaatttattcaaaatgacgttgttttgataaattaacggatgactaacacatttaacgCTCAATATTGAAATACGCACTATTTTGAGAGTTTAtgcagtatttttttatttttgtttagttcaatgtgaaatacgcactactataaagttcgtgaaggaatagatacgacgcataaagttcatatagtattttaaaaaatttgtttagttcagtgtggaatacgcactgctacaaagttcgtgaaggaatagacacGACGCGTAAAGTTCATGTTGAAATAGGCATTTTTTCCCTCCCACGTACACCACCAACTCCCCTTCACGTTTtaattctctatttttttagaaaaaggcTTAATTAATACATTTTGATCTCTATTAATAAGTTTTAATCCTCGATTTAATCTCTTACTATACGTTTTAATTACGTTTAACTAATAGATTGACGTTTGCTAATAGAAACTACAATACAAATTTGAAGCTAAGATATTTCTGTTAATTAGTTAAGATATTATCTGAAAATTCGTTCTTAATGAACCATATATTTATTAACTGatcatgtttttaaatttcaagCCAACGATACAAATACATCGAATAACAAACAAATTTctcataaattaattttaaaaacaatgatttttttcaataaaataatcagtgtttagtaaaaataatgtaatataatcatgatttttttttatatgtaatattagGAAAACACTATTATATGATTTACTTGTTAGAATAATATGTGTTGAGGAAAAGAGTTAAACGAAAAGGTGATTGGTATATTGTATTTTTTccagtatttaaaaaaaaaaatcatgattatattacattatttttacTAAACACTGATTATTTTATTGAACTTATATGTAATATTAGGAAAACACTATTATATGATTTACTTGTTAGAATAATATGTGTTGAGGAAAAGAGTTAAACGAAAAGGTGATTGGTATATTGTATTTTTTCCAGTATGATAGAATCGTATTTACCAGCTCTACTCTATTCATACTTGTATTATACTTGGTAAGAAAATATAGAATGGGAAAATAAATACGCATAAGTAGCCGTATAAATAGccgtaaaaataaataaataaaatgataattgcCGAAAATATCAACCACCAGATCTAGACAATAATACACAGACCCCAACGATCTatcattatttgttttttttgctataAATAAACTCGCAAGCCCACTCTTCTTCCTCGCCTTCTCTTCTTCGTAGCCAACCcttttcttcctctcttctcCCGATTCTTCCTCCGTGAGGTACGTCTCCGTGTTTCTCTACCTTCCCTACGTTCTCCCTTATTTAGCTTCCCCCCTTCGTTATTCATTTCGTATTTCATCTCCACGTTGTTGTAAATACTACTTTTCTCGAGTGTGATTTGATTTGTATATTGTATTTTGGTTCGATTTCTCCACGATCTGTTTGTTCGTAGTGTATATCTAAACGGTGAGAAAGCTCATCAGTTACAGATCTGAGTTTCTAGTGTTATTCGATTTTGTAGATCTGGTTCTAGATCTAAATGATCGTTGTTATGAATATGAGCTCGTATGTGTTAGATCCGCTTTAGAACAATCTCGTAGTGACGAATGTTTGCATGTGATCTgatataaaaaaactttttcaaatTCTACTTTGAAGTGTGACTCGTCTCGTTTATCTCAATCATATAATACGACAAAAAAGCTGCTACACTTtccgatatttttttttttgcgtacACGTGAACTGTTGCTGCTTTCTTGGAGTCAGAGCCTTAGCaataatattattcaatataaattaaatgattatttttaattaactttGAGATACtgatcttgttttttttgtttgatgcagtgaaaaaagaaaaatcaaaaatggCGTCTCACATTGTTGGATATCCTCGTATGGGCCCCAAGAGAGAACTCAAGTTCGCGTTGGAGTCATTCTGGGATAAGAAGACCACTGCTGAGGATCTTCAGAAGGTGTCTGCTGATATCAGGTCTGGTATCTGGAAGCAGATGTCTGAGGCTGGGACTAAGTACATCCCGAGCAACACCTTTGCTCACTACGATCAGGTTCTCGACACCACCGCTATGCTCGGTGCTGTTCCACCCAGATACGGTTACACCGGTGGTGAGATTGGGTTGGATGTTTACTTCTCCATGGCCAGAGGAAATGCCTCTGTTCCCGCCATGGAGATGACCAAGTGGTTTGACACCAACTAGTGAGTCTTGAACCTTGCAGCGACATTGTTAGTTGTACCTTTTTGTATAAAGTTGTGGACTAATGTAATGATGGTTTGTTGATGCAGCCACTACATCGTTCCTGAGTTGGGCCCTGAGGTTAACTTCTCTTACGCTTCTCACAAGGCCGTGAATGAGTACAAGGAGGCCAAAGCTGTACGTACCATTCTTCACTATTATGAAATTACTAGATTTACTATGCTTTAAGATTAATTGATTGGAGATAAATAGTAGGCTTTGGTTCTAGGATTTAGCATTTGTGCTTAGATTCATTGATTGGTGTTTCACGAATACTAATGTTTTAAGAATACACTCACTTGCATGTTCACAAACCACACTTGCTTGATATAATCGTTGTTTGACTGTGGTTGTCTTTTGTACACCTAGGGttgtttcttgttcttctgCTAATTTTCTTTTGTACACTTAAAGTATGTTTCCTTTTCATCTGTTATACTGCTATTTTAAAGATCTGACTTTATAACTTGATGTTTATGCAGCTTGGCGTTGACACCGTCCCCGTACTTGTTGGCCCTGTCTCTTACTTGTTGCTTTCCAAGGCTGCAAAGGGTGTAGAGAAGTCATTtgatcttctttctcttctcccCAAAGTTCTCGCTGTCTACAAGTAAGAAATCAATTCTCTTTATCTTTCGTTCAGTTATGAATGATCCTCTGACACGCCACTGAATATTATGACTTTGATTTGTGTACAGGGAAGTGATCACCGAGCTTAAGGCAGCTGGTGCCACCTGGATTCAGCTTGATGAGCCTGTCCTTGTCATGGATCTTGAGGGCCACAAACTCCAGGCCTTTACTGGAGCCTATGCTGAACTTGAATCAACTCTATCTGGTTTGAATGTTCTTGTGGAGACATACTTCGCTGATATCCCTGCTGAAGCATACAAGACCCTTACTTCCTTGAAGGGTGTGACTGCCTATGGATTTGATTTGGTTCGTGGCACAAAGACTCTTGATTTGGTCAAGGCCGGTTTCCCTGAGGGAAAGTACCTCTTCGCTGGTGTTGTTGATGGAAGGAACATCTGGGCCAATGACTTTGCTGCGTCTCTTAGCACCTTGGAAGCACTTGAGGGTGTTGTTGGAAAGGGTAATACGCTCCCTCCAGAATCATCCACCCAACTATAATCAATTATTCAAATGTTGATCTATTATCTTTGTGCATTGATACAGATAAGCTTGTGGTCTCAACCTCCTGCTCTCTTCTCCACACCGCTGTCGATCTTATCAACGAGACTAAGCTTGACGATGAAATCAAGTCATGGATGGCCTTTGCTGCCCAGAAGGTCGTTGAAGTGAACGCATTGGCTAAGGCTTTGGCTGGTCACAAGGATGAGGTATTCTGCACAGAAAGTTCATCCTCCTGCTTCTTTGAATAATTTCCACTCTAGATGATTTGGTATACACTTGAactctaatattttattctCTTTCAGGCTCTTTTCTCTGCCAACGCTGCTGCTTTGGCTTCAAGGAGATCTTCCCCAAGAGTCACCAACGAGGGTGTGCAGAAGGCTGTAAGTTTGACGTCAAACCTCAGCCATGTCaatgatttattttcttaatcgTTTACTGATCGAGATGGTTTCTGATTCTTGTATCTCAGGCTGCTGCTTTGAAGGGCTCTGACCACCGTCGTGCAACCAATGTTAGTGCTAGACTAGATGCTCAGCAGAAGAAGCTCAACCTCCCAATCCTTCCAACCACCACCATTGGGTCCTTCCCACAGACCGTAGAGCTCAGGAGAGTTCGCAGAGAGTACAAGGCAAAGAAGTTAGTCTTCTAAATTTGATCTCTGGTATTTCCTTAAATGGTATGATACTAATGGTTTCACTAATCTCTCTATTATTAGGGTGTCTGAGGAGGACTACGTTAAGGCCATGAAGGAAGAGATCAAGAAAGTTGTTGACCTCCAAGAGGAACTTGACATCGATGTTCTTGTCCACGGAGAGCCAGAGGTGAGCTTTTCCTTTTAAGTTTCTATGTTCCTTCGATGTCGAGAGCTGACAATGACGAGTCACCTTTCAACAATTTTGTAGAGAAACGACATGGTTGAGTACTTTGGTGAGCAATTGTCTGGATTCGCCTTCACTGCCAATGGATGGGTCCAATCTTACGGATCTCGCTGTGTGAAACCACCAGTTATCTACGGTGATGTGAGCCGTCCCAAGGCAATGACTGTTTTCTGGTCCGCAATGGCTCAGAGCATGACCTCTCGCCCAATGAAGGGTATGCTTACCGGCCCTGTCACCATTCTCAACTGGTCCTTTGTCAGGAACGACCAGCCCAGGTACATACAAATACCGATGTCTGAAACGAACACATGTTACAAGAAAAAAGAACGAAATCACTAAAAaacatgtattttttaaaaactttgtaGGCACGAAACCTGTTACCAGATTGCTTTGGCCATCAAGGACGAAGtcgaggaccttgagaaaggTGGAATCGGTGTCATTCAGATCGATGAGGCTGCACTCAGAGAAGGACTACCACTCAGGAAATCTGAGCACGCTTTCTACTTGGACTGGGCTGTTCACTCGTTCAGGATCACCAACTGTGGCGTCCAAGACAGCACCCAGATCCACACTCACATGTGCTACTCCCACTTCAACGACATCATACACTCCATCATCGACATGGACGCTGATGTCATCACCATCGAGAACTCCCGATCTGATGAGAAGCTTCTCTCCGTGTTCCGTGAGGGAGTGAAGTACGGTGCCGGTATTGGTCCAGGTGTCTATGACATCCACTCTCCAAGAATACCATCTTCTGAGGAAATCGCGGACAGAGTCAACAAGATGCTTGCTGTTCTTGAGCAGAACATCCTCTGGGTTAACCCTGACTGTGGTCTCAAGACCCGTAAGTACACAGAGGTCAAGCCTGCCCTGAAGAACATGGTTGATGCGGCTAAACTCATCCGCTCCCAGCTCGCCAGTGCCAAGTGAAGAGAAGCTTGAAAATGAGATGAATGATTTGAACAAGGAAACGAGTTCTTTTTATCTATAATGgttgtgtttttgtttggttttattactttctaaaaatattttagtcgAAGTTAGATTCGATGCATTTGCTgtaatgtttgttttcttttcgtCTCCTTTATTTCTCTGATGGAATGTCTTTCTCTAAAGTCTcttgaaaagaaataaaagattgaATCCTATACAACTATCGGAACTCTTTCTAAATAAGTATTCGAAATTGAAGT
This genomic stretch from Raphanus sativus cultivar WK10039 chromosome 3, ASM80110v3, whole genome shotgun sequence harbors:
- the LOC108847402 gene encoding 5-methyltetrahydropteroyltriglutamate--homocysteine methyltransferase 1 → MASHIVGYPRMGPKRELKFALESFWDKKTTAEDLQKVSADIRSGIWKQMSEAGTKYIPSNTFAHYDQVLDTTAMLGAVPPRYGYTGGEIGLDVYFSMARGNASVPAMEMTKWFDTNYHYIVPELGPEVNFSYASHKAVNEYKEAKALGVDTVPVLVGPVSYLLLSKAAKGVEKSFDLLSLLPKVLAVYKEVITELKAAGATWIQLDEPVLVMDLEGHKLQAFTGAYAELESTLSGLNVLVETYFADIPAEAYKTLTSLKGVTAYGFDLVRGTKTLDLVKAGFPEGKYLFAGVVDGRNIWANDFAASLSTLEALEGVVGKDKLVVSTSCSLLHTAVDLINETKLDDEIKSWMAFAAQKVVEVNALAKALAGHKDEALFSANAAALASRRSSPRVTNEGVQKAAAALKGSDHRRATNVSARLDAQQKKLNLPILPTTTIGSFPQTVELRRVRREYKAKKVSEEDYVKAMKEEIKKVVDLQEELDIDVLVHGEPERNDMVEYFGEQLSGFAFTANGWVQSYGSRCVKPPVIYGDVSRPKAMTVFWSAMAQSMTSRPMKGMLTGPVTILNWSFVRNDQPRHETCYQIALAIKDEVEDLEKGGIGVIQIDEAALREGLPLRKSEHAFYLDWAVHSFRITNCGVQDSTQIHTHMCYSHFNDIIHSIIDMDADVITIENSRSDEKLLSVFREGVKYGAGIGPGVYDIHSPRIPSSEEIADRVNKMLAVLEQNILWVNPDCGLKTRKYTEVKPALKNMVDAAKLIRSQLASAK